The Natranaeroarchaeum aerophilus DNA window AACGGGCCGAGCGCGCCACGGCTGCGGCGGGTGGCGAGTTCGTCGTCTTCAGCGGTGGGCTGATCGACGAGGAGTTCGCGAACGTGATCGAAGACTCGCTTGCAATCGTCGTTCCGGCGGTCGTCTTCCTGATCCTTGTCTTCCTGATTGTCGCGTACAGGGACCCGATCGACCTGCTGCTCGGACTGGGGGCGCTGGCGATGACCGTGATCTGGACGTTCGGGTTTACCGGACTCGTTGGGATTCCCTTCTCGGAGATGATGATCGCGGTTCCACCGCTATTGCTGGCGATCGGGGTGGACTTCGGGATCCACGCAGTGAACCGCTACCGAGAAGAGCGAGTCACTGGGCAGGGCGTCACCGAGGGGATGGATGCGGCCACTGACCAGTTGCTCGTCGCGTTCTTCATCGTCGCCGGGACGACGGTAATCGGCTTCGGCGCGAACGTCGCGAGCGATCTCGGCCCGATTCGGGAGTTCGGGATCGTTGCCAGTATCGGCGTCGTGTTTACGTTTCTCGTGTTCGGGCTGTTCATGCCCGCGGCCAAGGTACTCCTTGACAGGCTTCGTGAAGGGACTCGAATCCCGGACTTCGGAACGTCCCCACTTGGCTCGGACGGATCGCTGCTCGGACGAGTGCTCCCACAGGGAGCGGTGATCGGCAACCGTGCACCAGTGGCCGTCCTGCTGGTGGCACTTGTTGTAACCGCTGGCGCTGGAGCGATGGCCACCAGTGTCGACACGACCTTCGACGACGACGACTTTCTACCTCCCGAGGAACTACCGGAATACGTTACTGCTGCGCCAGGGCCGCTGGCCCCCTCGGAATACACGTTCACGGAGACGGTGAACTATCTCGACGACAACTTCGAGTCCGGCGAAGAGGACGAGGTCACGGTGTACGTCGAAGGGCCGATGGAGAGCGACGCCGCACTCGAATCGATCTATCGTGCCGGGCAGAATCCGCCGCCGACGGTCGTCGATGACGGCGGAGAAGCAGAAGCCGAGAGTCTCATCACGGTGATCGAGGCGTACGCAGCGGACGACGACGAGTTCGCTCGGCTCGTCGAACGCAACGACCGGACCGGCAGCGGCGTTCCCGACAGGAACCTCGACGAAATATACGACGAACTCGAAGCGTCGCCGTTCGCCGATCGAGCGGATCAGTATCTGACAGATGACAGGCGTGGCACACAGGTCGTGTACTCCGTCGAGTCCGGCGCGCTGGAGTCCGACATCCGCTCCGATGTCGAATCGATCGCCGACGATTACCGGTTTCAGGCAACCCCAACCGGGCAGATCGTGATCTTTCAGGGAATCTCGGATCTTATCTTCGACTCCGCGATTACGAGCCTCATACTCGCGCTCTCGCTCACCGCGGTCTTCCTGATGATCATCTACCGAGTGCTCGAAGGCTACGCGACACTTGGCCTGGCGAACATGGTGCCGATCGCAGTGACCGTCGCCATGCTCGTCGGGACGATGCCGCTGCTGGGAATCCCCTTCAACGCCATGACGGCGACCGTCCTCTCGATAACGATCGGTGTAGGTGTCGCGTACTCGGTACACGTCACACACCGATTTATTGACGAGTTCAACACCGGTAAGGACGGGTTCGAGTCGCTGATGACCACGCTACAGGGAACCGGCGGCGCGCTCGCCGGAAGTATGCTAACGACGCTGGGGGGAGCGGTCTCGCTTACTCTGGCACTAATCCCAATCCTCGGCCAGTTCGGGATCCTGATGTCGATCAGTGTCTTCTACTCGTTCCTGCTGTCGGTGATCGTGCTGCCACCGACGCTGCTACTGTGGGAACGATACGTCGTCGAAGGGGGCGTGCTCGGCTGACTCCCGCCGTCCCGATCAGTCATCGGCCGCGTCCAGCAGCGCCTGTCGCGTCTCCCGAAGCCGTTCGAGCACCGGCTCGTATTCCGTCTCCGAATCCTGACCCGCGCCGATACCCGGCGTCGGTCCAGTCAAAAGGTGTTCGGCGATCACTTCGGTGGCTGACAGCAGCCACTCCGCGCGCTCGGCGAGCCGTCGGATGTCACCCGGCGCGACGCCGTAGCGCTCGTCCAGTTCGGGAAGACCGACGCCCGCAATCCAGTCGTCGAGGAGCCGGGCGGTCTTGACCGTCGCGAGCCACGACTGGAAGTTCCCCTCGAAGTCGTGGACCGGTTTGGTGAACTGATCGGCGTTGCGCATGGCGAACTCGCTGAGACGGCCAGCCTCCTCGGTCCGAACGTACTGGGTGCTCATATCTTCGGTATCACAGACGATTTCGAGTACCGTCAGGGTCGTCACCCGATCCATCGTCGCCGCGGTGCCCAGCGCTTCCACGACCGCCGCTCCGGTCAGGGGATCGACGTAGACCCGTGAGACGAGGCGACCGAGATCGGTGGCAACGAGCCCGTCGTCGCGCCGTATCATCCCGGTCGCGTCCAGATACGAGAGTACCTCGTCGACGAGGTCGGTCAGTTCGGCAGCATCGCGCTGGTGTGCGAAAAACGTCGAGGCGAGCAGTGCGTCGAGTTCGGCTCGGTCCCCGGCGAATCCGCCCGCGAGCGTCGCGAGCACGTGCGTGCGAAGCGCCTCGCGCGAGTCGAGTTTCGATTCGACCCGCTCCGGTTCAGTACCGATATATTGCTCGCAAAGCGCGTCGGCGTCGACGCCCGTCGCAACCAGCATCGCCTCACCATAGGGATCGAGGCCAGGGCGTCCCGCCCGCCCGAACATCTGATGCACTTCGAGGATGGGTAGCGGTTCGTAGCCGTCGCCGGTGAACCGCTCGTGGTCGCGGACGATCACGCGCCGCGCGGGGACGTTCACCCCCGCCGCGAGCGTCGGCGTTGCACAGAGGACCGCGAGATCACGCTCCCTGAACGCACGCTCGACGATCGAACGGTGTTCGGGGCGAAGCCCTGCATGATGAAACGCAACGCCACCGTCAGCCGCTTCCGCGAGCGCCTGTCCGGTGCTCGTCGTCGCACCTGTACCGATTTCGGCTGCCACATCTGGTGCCTGTCGGAACCCGTGTACGCCGAGTGACTGTGCGAGCGTTTCGGCCTCGCGTCGTGAGTTGACGAACACGAGGGCCTGGCCACCGTCATCGATCGTGTCCGCGACGAGTGCCGTCGTCGGTGGCTCGTCGCCAGGGACGATCGACAGCGTCGTGCCATCGTCGAACGTGACCTCGCCGTCGTCGTAGACGCCGGTTCTGAGATCGATCGGTCGCCAGGTCGACCGAACGAGTTCGGCGTCGAGCCAGTCTGCGATCTCCGCGGCGTTACCCACCGTTGCCGAGAGCGCAACGAGTTGCTGGTCGGGGACGAGTCGGCGAAGTTTCGCGAGCGTGATTTCAAGCGTCGGCCCGCGGCCGTGAGCGTTCAGGAGGTGTACCTCGTCGACGACGACACAGGCGATCGCTTCGACCCAGTTTGCCCCGTTCCGGATCGCGGAATCGACCTTCTCGCTCGTCGCAACGATGATATCGTGCTCGTCGAGGGATTCGTCGTCGGCGTCGTAATCACCCGTTGCGATGCCAACGCTGACATCCGGGAGTTCGGCGAACGTGTCGTACTTCTCCGTGGCAAGTGCCCGCAGCGGGACGACGTACAGCGCAGGGCCATCCGCCGACAACATCGCCAGCTGCGCAACGAGCGTCTTCCCGCTGGCGGTCGGCATCGCCGCGACGACCCGTTCGCCGCGAGTGATTCCCGCCTCGACAGCAGCTTCCTGGGGCGGGTACAGCGACTCGATTCCCTGAGTCTCGAAGTGCTCGATGTACTTCGGTGCGAGCGACAGATCCCGGACGTCCATCTACCCGGTACTGGGGCGAGATGCTATTTAAACTACGGGGCGAGAAGAGGAAGAACTAGAGGCGTCGCGAGCCGTCAAGTGCGACGAGCACGGCATTCGCCCTCGATGTCGCACGATACTTCCGCCATTTACCGTCCTTTCGTCGTGTGACGAGGCCAGCCTCAGTCAGCTGTGAGAGCGCGTGACTGATCGCGCTGTCGCTGACGTCGAGCAGGGGTCCAAACTCACAGACACAGAGCTCGTCGTCCGCTTCGTGGAGCATTCGAACGATTTTGTATCGAGTCTCGTTGGCGAGTGCAGAGAGCAGTTCGACGTCGGCGTCGAGCGTCGAACCACCCGTCGCTGCGTCGAGTTCCTCGAGTTCGGCCATCCGCTCTGCAACGTCCCCCGGCGTACAACTGCCCCGGTCGTCGGCGAGATATCGCTGGAGGCGGTCGTTAGATGACATACCGGTAGTTTGAACGGATGGTTGATTAAGCGTTTTGGCGTGGCGAGGTGGTGGTTCTCTGAGGGACACCAGAACAATTTAGTATTTGCTCATACGAATGGTTCGTATGGATAGCGGAACCGAACGGGGAGAGATCGTCGAACTGCCACGGGGTTCCTGTCGCCGAAACGCGAGGTGTCAGGGAGAATGAGCGCCTACAAACAGGTCAACTACAACGAGATCGAACCAGTCTCCGGCGCGATGCATGCACTGAGCGATTCGCTTGACAGCAAACAGGTCGGTGTGTCCGTGGTCCGCTGCGATCCGGGCTGGCGAAACATGCCTCACGATCACGCCGAGAACGACCACGAGGAGATCTACATCCTGATCGACGGCGAGGCGACGGTGGTGATCGACGACGACGAGATCACGATGGAAAGTGGCGACGCCGTATGGATCGAACCAAGCGCCACGCGCCAGATCAGAAACAGCGACACGGAAAGCGCGTTTGTGCTCGTGAGCGCGCCGGCCTCGCGCTGTGTCGCCGCGAGCTGCGAGGGCGACGACGACTTCTGGTCGACCGAGGGGTTCGTCGGTTGAGTGGCGCGATCAAAGCGTTTATGCCTACGAATGAATAATTGCTCAAACGAGTTCGGCGGACTCGCGATCGATAACCCCTCACGCTCCGATCGCAAACGCCTGAACGATTGAACGGATACGATACACCATGACCGAACTACAACTGTACGAAGAGGCGATGTGCTGTTCGACGGGCGTCTGTGGACCGGATCCCGATGACGAACTCGTCGAAGTCAGCGCGGCACTCGACCAGCTCGACGAGGAGTTCGAGCACGTCGATATCAGCCGGGCGAACATGCAACACAACATCGACGAGTTCCTCGAGACCCAGCGGATCTACGACCTCGTCCAGGAGCACGGACCCTCGATCCTGCCGATCACGGTCGTCGACGACGAGATCGTCGCCAGAGAAGAGTACCTCGATTATGACGAGCTCGCAGAAACGCTGGAACAGCGCGTACAACCACAGGAAGCACAATAGATGACCGAAACCACTACTGCAGCCCGAGAGATCGTCGAACCGAACAGCGAGGACACGGAGTTCGTCTTCTTCAGCGGGAAAGGCGGCGTCGGCAAGAGCACGGTCAGCTGTGCGACGGCAACGTGGCTCGCCGACAACGACTACGAGACCCTGCTGGTCACCACCGACCCCGCGCCGAACCTCTCGGACATCTTCGGCCAAGAGATCGGCCACGAGGTGACCACGATCGACGACATCGAGAACCTCTCTGCCATCGAGATCGATCCGGATCAGGCTGCCGAAGAGTACCGTCAGGAAACCATCGAGCCGATGCGCGAGCTGCTTGACGACGAGCAGGTCAAGGCGGTCGAAGAACAGCTCAACAGCCCGTGTGTCGAGGAGATTGCAGCTTTCGATAACTTCGTCGACTTCATGGAGTCACCCGAATACGACGTGGTCGTCTTCGACACCGCGCCGACGGGCCACACGATCCGGCTGATGGAGCTGCCATCCGACTGGAACGCCGAACTGGAAAAGGGTGGCTCGACCTGTATCGGCCCAGCCGCCTCGATGGAGGACAAAAAGAAAGACTACGAGCGGGCGATCGACACCCTGCAGGACGGCGAGAAAACCTCCTTTGCCTTCGTCGGCAAGCCCGAAGACTCCTCGATCGACGAGATCCAGCGGAGTGCCTCGGACCTCGGAGAGCTGGGGATCGAATCCCAGCTGTTGATCATCAACGGATACCTGCCCGAATCAGTCTGTGAGGACCCCTTCTTCGAGGGGAAGCGCGAGGACGAACAGGCGGTCATCGAACGGGCCAGCACGGAATTCGATGCCGACGCCACAGCGACCTATCCCCTCCAGCCCGGCGAGATCGCCGGTCTCGACCTGCTGGCTGATGTGGGTGGCGTCCTCTACGACGGCAACGAGGCCACCGTCGACGTGGGATCAGCAACCAGTATCGACACCGAGGAGTCGGTCGACTTCGACGCACTAACTGATCCTGACGCAGTCGCCGAAAACCTCGAACCTGTCGACGGGGAGACGCGCTATCTGTTCTTCACCGGCAAAGGCGGCGTGGGCAAGTCGACGATCGCAGCGACATCGGCGACCAAGCTCGCCGAGGCGGGCTACGAGACGCTCGTCGTGACGACCGATCCGGCAGCACACCTCGAGGACATCTTCGGCGAACCCGTCGGCCACGAACCGACCTCGGTGAGCCAGGCGAACCTGGATGCGGCCCGAATCGACCAGGAGAAGGCGCTCGAGGAGTACCGCGAGCAGGTCCTCGACCACGTCACGGAGATGTACGCCGACAAGGACGACACCCAGATCGACGTCGACGCGGCGATCGCCAACGTCGAAGAGGAGCTCGAATCGCCCTGCGCCGAAGAGATGGCCGCGCTCGAAAAGTTCGTCGGCTACTTCGAGGAGGACGGCTACGATATCGTCGTCTTCGATACCGCACCCACAGGTCACACGCTCAGACTGCTCGAACTCCCATCCGACTGGAAGGGCTTTATGGATCTCGGCTCGCTGACCAAAGGTGCCGCGCCAGCCAAGGGCGGCAAGTACGACATGGTCATCGAGACGATGCAGAACCCCGAGAAGAGCTCGTTTGCCTTCGTGATGTACCCCGAGTACACGCCGATGATGGAGGCCCACCGTGCGGCCGAGGACCTGAAAGACCAGGTTGGCATCGAGACGGCCTTTGTCGTCGCCAACTACCTGCTGCCCGAAGAGTACGGCGACAACGCCTTCTTCGCCAACCGCCGAGCCCAACAACAGCAGTATCTCGGTGAGATCAAGGACCGCTTCGAGACCCCGATGATGCTCGCCCCGCTCCGACAGGACGAGCCAATCGGCCTCGGCGAACTGTCGGCGTTCGGCGAGGAGATCACGGGACTGTCCGAGATCGCCAAACGAGAGGAGGTGACGATTCAATGAGCCAGCAAGTGTCCAACGAGGAGGCAGTCGAACAGAAGCTCCAGACGTTCATCGGGACGCTCAAAGACTCCGGGGTCTACCAGGAGTTCATGGCCGCCAACGAACGTCTCGAAAATGACTCGGAGGCGAAGGCGTTGCTGCAGGAGTACCAGCAGAAACAGCGGCAGCTCCAGACGGGCGGCTTCGACGAGTCGGTTATGAGCGAGCTGCGAGAGCTCCAGGAAGAAATGAACGACAACGACACGATCCAGGCCCATCGCGAGGCACAGGAAGCGCTCGTGGAACTGCTCCAGGAGACAAACGAGGTCATCAGCGAGAAGATCGGCCGCGAGTTCGCGCAGTCACTGGGAGGTGGGTGCTGTTGAGCGCCTCCGACGAGGACGTGCTGGCGGCGGCAGCGGCACTGGGCGAGGAACTCTCTGCGGCGAAAGCCGACACCTCACAGTTCCAGTTTAACACGATGCTGATGCAGTGCAACGAGGCGATCACCGAAGAGACTGGCGTCAAGTACGGCGACGCGTGCGGTGCTGGCGGTAGCTGCTGACACCCTCACTTCGGTTCGTAACGACCTGATTCCCCGTCGGCAGGAAGCAACTGGGAGGCACGTAGACTGATGACAAGGATTCAGACGGAGATCCCCGAGCGCCGGGAGAGGATAGCCGAGACGACGCTTGAGCTACTTGCATTCGATACTCAAAATCCACCCGGCGAGACCCGACAGGTCTTCGACTGGGTCGAACAGCGAATTACGGAACTCGGCGTTGAGTTCGAACGGGTTGAAACAGATCCCGGTAGGCCGAACCTCGTTGCGACGATTCCGGGGGCACGCGAGTGGACGCTGTTGTACGAGGGGCATCTCGACACTGTCCCCTTCGAACGGGACTCGTGGTCATACGACCCGCTTGGCGAACGCGTTGACAATCGTCTATACGGACGCGGGGCGACGGATATGAAAGGTGCGGTCGCCGCTATGCTCGACACGATGCGGGCGTTCGCTGACAAGACGCCTCCAGTAACGCTGCAGTTCGCGTTCGTCAGCGACGAGGAAACGGGCGGATGTGCGGGGATTGAAGCTGTGCTCGATACGGATTTGATCACTGCGAATGCCGCGGTAGTAGGTGAGACAACGACCGTCGATAACGAGCCAGCGATCGCCGTTGCTGATAAGGGCCGTCTATGGCTGACACTCGAAGCAACGGGACAGGCTGCGCACGGTTCCCGTCCAATGTGTGGTGAGAACGCCGTGGACAGGCTCTACTCCGTTGCTGCTGACTGCCGTGAGTCAGTAACCGAGGATAGGTTGTCCTATCCAGATCCTGTCGGCCGCATCATCGATGATTCACTTGACCACCACGCGCAGCGGTGTCCACAGCACGAGTGCGCGTCACGGGACCTCTTCGAGTATCCAACCGTGAACCTCGTTGACATCCTCCCCGCGCTGAAGCGCGAGGATTCCCACGTTGGGATATTAGGGTCTACGGTCGCACCTGTTCTTGTGGGGCTACTCTCCCCGTTGATTTGTCGAACAGGCGTACCAATGGCTGTGCCAAACAGCCGTTACTCCTATCCTCTTCAGGATTCGGAGTTACCGTCACTCGCATGTTCTCCGCCGCGTTCAGGTCGCTGTTAGCAACCAGTCCACAGTTCTCACAGACGTACAACCCACGTTCAACACGGTTTGAATCGGTTTTCGTTCCACACTCACAGCACGTTATCGACGTTGCCAACTTGTATTCATTAACCCGCTCCACGTTGATGCCACGTTCTTCGGCCTTGTACTCGATGTGACTGAGCAATGTTTCAAACGCCCAATCATGCAGGCGTTTGTTTTCGTGTCGACCCCAGTCAGTATCGTCGCGGATATTCTTCGGGTGGCCGACTGCTATTGTTCCTACGCCTCTGTCAGCACACTGCTTGACAATATCTTTCGATAGGGCGTGCAGGAAGTGTTCTTGTCGCCGGGATTTTTTCTGCCGTGCCCACTCTGCATGGTCGCTTGGGCCGTTGTCGCCTTCCGTCTCGTATTCCTGCTGTCTGAAGTAGTGGGCATCTTCTTTCAGGGCATTGCCCGGATACAGCAGTGTCTCGTCACCGACAGAGATAGCCGCCGTGTTACAGATACCGAGGTCAACACCTGCTGTTTTCTCACTGGGCGTTTCGGGCGTCTCAATCTGCATCTTACACACAAAGTGTAGCTCCCACTGGTCGCCGGTCCAGACAGCACGCACTGTCTGAACGTTTTCAACAGCTTCAAGCATCTGGTCGTTTGTCTGAAGTGTGTATTCACAGAGGATGTAGTCAGCGGCGTAGCGCGACTCTTTCATGTTCGTGCCTTTCGAGAGACGAACACGGTTGTACTGGGTGTCGAGTTTGAAGCCTTGATTTTTCCACGTCACGGTGGAGTGTGGGTGTTCGTCGCCGTGTTTGCGGTAGCCGGGCGGGTTCGCGTCTGAGTCATCTTTGTTGTACCACGAGATGAACGCCTCACCGAGTTCTTGAAGAACTCGTTGACTAGATTGGCTGTGTAGGTCTGCATAGCGTTCGTGATTTTTCAGGTACGAACAGAGTTCATCGGCATCTGGAATGTGACCGATAGAATCCCAGATACGCGAAATCGTCCATCGTCCGACGTTCCACAATTTGCTGGCGGCGAAGCCATGCGAATCAAGGTCGTCACTGACTTGCGAGTGGTTTTGGATACTCGCTTTGAGTGTCCGAGTGACAACCTGATTCGACATATGTAAGCATAGTAGTTTTGCTTACATAAATGTTGGTTCCCGGCGTGAAATATCCAGCCGGAGCTACGAGCGTATTTCGTTACCCCAGTTGTCGGATTCATCCCCGCGCTAAACAGTAGTTGCGGATTGTGCATTGAACGGACCGAAAACAGGAACATCAGAGCTTATCACGCTCTCTAATACACCGTAATTTACTCCCGATAGGTGTTTCTAACCCGACAAGAATTAGATACGGTCGAAAACAATCGAATAAAAAGAATTGGCGAGAGTGCTGCCGCTCGCCAGTTTGCGATCACGAGCCGCAGAAGCCTACTATGAGACCGCGTTGTCCCAGAGGCTGTGAACGTACGCGAGCAGCATCTTCGCCGTCACAGGCGGCGTCTCCGCTTCTGGAATCCCAAGCGCTTCACGCACCAACAGATTCACCAACACCCACATGTTGTAGAATAACGTCGCAAACGAAAAGTAGAACATCCGCAGCGCAAAGTCCATCGAAGCTGTTCGCGGCAGGAAATCCAGCACGACACGGAAGCTCGTCTCGATCCCCCATCTCCGCTCATACGACTTCGCAATCCGCTGCGCCGAGCGCTTCGTCAGCGTCCGGTTCGTGATGTACGTGAAGTACTCATCACCACTCCCTTCTTTCGGTGGCGTCACCACACGCGTTACGGTCGTTGACTCGTACGGTGCACGCGATCGACTCATCGTCACGTCGTGTTCGATGTTAATGCCGTCTTCGTCAGCATTCTCCCACATCTTCTTCGTTTTCGAGTTCCGGCGAGCTCGAATTACGAAGTTCGCGCCTGTCTCATGTAATGCCTGAATGTACAGGACTTGGCTGAACCCGCGGTCCATGAACACGTCTCGAACAATCAGACGCTCCTGGGCTTCGTTGACGAGCTGTTTGACGCCTTCCACCTTCTCTTGTTTCGACGCGATTTGGTGGAAGTCTACAACGAACCGTTCGCCCGTCTCACCAATCACCGAGAGGGTGAGGAACTGGTACGCTCGGTTGGTCCCGCTGTCGTGCTTGACCTGCATCGTCCGCGGTGTCTCCAGGTCGCTGTAGTGCCGCCAGTTGTGCTCGTCAATCGCTACATCAACGATACCGTTGAGGAAGCCTTTCTGTTCAGCGATCGTCCACAGCGTTTCTTTCGCGTTATCGAAGAGTTCGGTGACCTCGTTGTTCTCCAGCTCATCGAACGCGCGGATGTGGTCTCTGAGCGTATCACCAGACGGTGTCTTTCGCCTGTCATCGGAATCAAGACTCCACGTGTCGGCGGCGTTGTTAGCGAAGTCGCGTTCCCGACACATATGCACCATCAGGTCAAGCAGGTCTTCATTCTCGAAGACTGCATCCTCTGCCAAGCCAAGGTCAATCTCAGGGTAGAACCATTCGCGGGTCTTCCGAGCAACGTCTTCCGATGCTTCGCTCTTCACCCGTTGTTTCGTTCGCGTTGATGCGTCTTCTCTATCTTCCTGGTCAAGGGCGTCAACATCGACAGGAGTTGCATGCTCCCGAGCAGTTTTCCGTATCTCTGTTGCAGCGTGAGCGATCGTGTTCTTCAGCGGGTCGCTCATGTAGTCGTTCCATGCGCGTGTGAGCGCGGTTCGACTGGGTGCAGAGTTGTCGCTGGTGAATTTTTCAGGATCGTAGCCGATGGTGGTGGCGCGATCCTTCTTCGAAAGGAATCGGTGGAGTGCTGACCAGTTGTTGTCACCGCGAAGGTGGTAGAACACCATTGTGCGAATGTGCGGCGCGAGGTCGTACTTGTAGTGCCAGTCTGCCCGTGCATCTGTAACCGTATCGAGTGAATCGAACGAGAGGCTACAGGCGATGACGAACGGGTCGAAGTTTCCTTTTTCAAGTTGAGCGGTCGCCTGTTTGACTATCTGGCTGGAAAGGCACTCGTGGATTGGTTGTGGACTACGGTTGGATGTCATCGTTGGTGAGAGATTAGTTACTTCAGAGTGAACCTATACGCTGGTGTGGCGTTTCCGGAATTTCTGAATAATACTCTGTGTTTCCGGATGATAAGCTGAAGTCTAAAAGAAGAAATTCGTGCGAAGTAGTCTTCTTCGGAAGGTTTCTCTCTTATAGAAGCTCACATCAGACGAGCGTACATTTCCGAGGGAAACAAGTTTCTGAATGAGGTTTACTTCTCATAGAAGTCTTCTTCAGTATAGAAATGGGTGCTGGGCATTGTTACGGATGGTATGGATAAGTCGGGCTCTGACCGGAGTGTATGGTTTGGCGATGAGTATCCTAATGAACTCCGCGAGTTCGTATTGGAGCGCGGCG harbors:
- a CDS encoding transposase, which produces MTSNRSPQPIHECLSSQIVKQATAQLEKGNFDPFVIACSLSFDSLDTVTDARADWHYKYDLAPHIRTMVFYHLRGDNNWSALHRFLSKKDRATTIGYDPEKFTSDNSAPSRTALTRAWNDYMSDPLKNTIAHAATEIRKTAREHATPVDVDALDQEDREDASTRTKQRVKSEASEDVARKTREWFYPEIDLGLAEDAVFENEDLLDLMVHMCRERDFANNAADTWSLDSDDRRKTPSGDTLRDHIRAFDELENNEVTELFDNAKETLWTIAEQKGFLNGIVDVAIDEHNWRHYSDLETPRTMQVKHDSGTNRAYQFLTLSVIGETGERFVVDFHQIASKQEKVEGVKQLVNEAQERLIVRDVFMDRGFSQVLYIQALHETGANFVIRARRNSKTKKMWENADEDGINIEHDVTMSRSRAPYESTTVTRVVTPPKEGSGDEYFTYITNRTLTKRSAQRIAKSYERRWGIETSFRVVLDFLPRTASMDFALRMFYFSFATLFYNMWVLVNLLVREALGIPEAETPPVTAKMLLAYVHSLWDNAVS